Proteins encoded together in one bacterium window:
- a CDS encoding sulfite exporter TauE/SafE family protein, whose protein sequence is MNELVGSILFLISGFFSGILIGMLGIGGGLVFVPLLYFSLPLLGIESSSLAYFTIGTSLFTGAIAVSNSAILHIRANNYLKRPSVLISIGALVTASIAPFFVVKVESKTLEIIFASVLFIVLISILLESKDRKWLVLSNPLSEKYYIPLGLFVGVFSAFIGLGGGVIYLPALMNLFLVEPRKAVGTSSVIAAVTMLTSTISYLFQSADSVTPAGTLGFIVLAAAIPLGIGAIIGSFFGVRLALVSSNFLIKKLFAGIILLAIIRILFNF, encoded by the coding sequence TTGAATGAATTAGTTGGCTCGATACTATTTTTAATATCCGGTTTCTTCTCGGGGATTTTAATTGGAATGCTGGGTATTGGTGGTGGATTGGTTTTTGTTCCGTTACTTTATTTCAGTTTGCCGCTGCTTGGAATAGAATCAAGCTCACTCGCTTACTTTACAATCGGTACATCTCTATTTACAGGGGCAATAGCTGTTTCCAATTCTGCTATACTTCACATAAGAGCAAATAATTATTTAAAGAGACCATCAGTACTAATTTCAATCGGTGCGTTGGTAACCGCATCGATTGCACCTTTTTTTGTTGTAAAAGTTGAATCCAAAACCCTTGAGATAATTTTCGCTTCTGTACTCTTCATAGTTTTAATAAGTATACTTTTAGAATCAAAGGATCGCAAATGGCTAGTTCTTTCCAATCCATTAAGTGAAAAATATTACATCCCTCTTGGATTGTTTGTCGGAGTTTTTTCGGCGTTTATTGGTCTTGGCGGAGGAGTTATTTATCTCCCTGCTCTGATGAATTTATTTTTGGTTGAACCAAGAAAAGCAGTCGGAACTTCGTCCGTTATTGCAGCAGTTACAATGCTCACTTCAACGATTTCTTATTTATTTCAGAGTGCAGATTCAGTTACTCCAGCCGGGACACTCGGTTTTATCGTCCTTGCTGCTGCCATTCCTTTGGGAATTGGAGCAATAATAGGCTCATTTTTTGGTGTACGTCTTGCTCTTGTTTCTTCAAATTTCTTAATAAAAAAATTATTTGCCGGGATTATATTGCTAGCAATAATTCGGATACTTTTTAATTTCTGA
- a CDS encoding cytochrome c3 family protein: MKKSYLDYILRNRLPVTIFVVLAAFALTYFASRAERDGVGYTPDQPINYSHKLHAGTMQIDCQYCHVAVEKSRHAMVPPTATCMNCHTVARKDRPEIIKLTEYYNEGKPLEWKRIHKVPDYAYFNHSVHVNKGIDCVACHGEITQAEKVGQVQSFTMNSCLNCHRNAHDRLPDLKNINLGPDYCWACHR; this comes from the coding sequence ATGAAGAAATCTTACCTCGATTATATTCTCCGAAACCGATTGCCAGTTACTATTTTCGTGGTATTAGCAGCGTTTGCGCTTACCTATTTTGCCTCAAGAGCCGAAAGAGATGGAGTTGGTTACACCCCGGATCAACCGATTAATTATTCTCATAAACTTCATGCTGGTACAATGCAGATTGACTGCCAGTATTGTCATGTGGCAGTTGAAAAATCACGACATGCGATGGTTCCACCAACTGCAACTTGTATGAATTGCCATACTGTTGCAAGGAAAGATAGACCAGAAATCATCAAATTGACAGAATATTACAATGAAGGTAAACCGCTTGAGTGGAAGCGAATTCATAAAGTACCTGACTATGCTTATTTCAATCACAGTGTTCATGTGAATAAAGGAATTGATTGCGTTGCTTGTCATGGCGAGATCACTCAGGCAGAAAAAGTTGGTCAGGTGCAGTCATTTACAATGAACAGTTGTTTAAACTGTCATCGAAATGCACACGATAGGTTGCCTGATCTTAAAAATATTAACCTGGGTCCGGATTACTGCTGGGCTTGTCATAGATAA
- the nrfD gene encoding polysulfide reductase NrfD, with protein MDTKPDKKFFIALTISGSALLIGAICLAYTFYYGVGMWGNNQPVGWGFGIVNFVFWVGIGHAGTLISAILFLLRQKWRTGIARFAEAMTIFAVMCAGIFPIIHTGRPWLAGYLTPYPNQHGLWVNFTSPLVWDVFAVSVYFTVSLVFWYTGLIPDFATLRDRTTSKIKKTIYSIFSLGWRHSSRHWLHYEKAYVILAGFATPLVLSVHTIVSFDFAVSIMPGWHTTIFPPYFVAGAIFSGFAMVVTVLVFVRKIFDLQNIITIDHLEKMNKVILATGMMVGYAYSMEFFIAWYSGVQFEQFVFINRMFGPYAWAYWTMVSCNVFFPQFFWFKKIRRSIPAMMVIVLLVNVGMWFERFVIVVTSLHRDFLPSSWGMFTPTLYDAGILLGSFGLFFTLVILFTKALPVVSIAEVKAVADGAQPTHHKGENHG; from the coding sequence ATGGATACTAAGCCGGATAAAAAATTCTTCATTGCACTTACTATTTCAGGCAGTGCATTGCTTATCGGTGCAATTTGTCTTGCTTATACATTCTACTATGGTGTTGGGATGTGGGGTAACAATCAACCGGTTGGATGGGGTTTTGGAATTGTTAATTTCGTTTTTTGGGTAGGTATCGGTCATGCAGGTACACTTATCTCTGCAATTCTTTTCTTGTTGAGACAAAAATGGAGAACTGGCATCGCTCGCTTCGCTGAAGCGATGACAATTTTTGCCGTTATGTGCGCAGGAATTTTTCCGATTATTCATACAGGACGACCATGGCTTGCTGGATATCTAACTCCATATCCGAATCAACATGGCTTATGGGTTAATTTTACTTCACCTTTGGTTTGGGACGTTTTTGCAGTTTCTGTGTACTTCACAGTTTCACTTGTGTTTTGGTATACAGGCTTGATTCCTGACTTCGCAACTTTGCGCGACAGAACAACTTCAAAAATAAAAAAGACAATCTACTCGATTTTCAGTTTGGGATGGAGACATTCATCACGTCACTGGCTGCACTATGAAAAAGCTTACGTGATTCTTGCTGGATTTGCAACACCTCTTGTTCTTTCAGTTCATACAATTGTTAGCTTTGACTTTGCTGTCTCGATAATGCCCGGCTGGCATACAACAATCTTTCCGCCATACTTTGTTGCAGGTGCGATCTTTTCTGGTTTTGCAATGGTTGTGACTGTATTAGTTTTTGTGAGAAAGATATTCGATCTGCAGAACATCATCACCATAGATCATCTTGAAAAGATGAACAAAGTTATTCTTGCGACCGGAATGATGGTAGGTTATGCTTACAGTATGGAATTCTTTATTGCCTGGTACAGCGGCGTTCAATTTGAACAATTTGTTTTCATTAATAGAATGTTTGGACCTTATGCCTGGGCGTACTGGACAATGGTAAGCTGTAATGTTTTCTTCCCTCAATTCTTCTGGTTTAAGAAAATCAGAAGATCAATTCCGGCAATGATGGTAATTGTATTACTTGTAAATGTGGGGATGTGGTTCGAAAGATTTGTGATTGTAGTTACCTCGTTGCATCGTGATTTTCTTCCTTCTAGTTGGGGAATGTTCACACCAACTTTATATGATGCAGGAATTTTACTCGGAAGCTTTGGACTCTTCTTCACATTGGTAATTTTATTTACCAAGGCATTACCCGTTGTCTCCATTGCTGAAGTTAAAGCTGTCGCTGATGGTGCTCAGCCAACTCATCACAAAGGAGAGAATCATGGCTGA
- a CDS encoding DUF3341 domain-containing protein, translating to MADKKIFGTTALFNDPNAITAAAKKVADAGFTRWDVNSPYPIHGIDKAMKMKPSKLGIVTLIFGLTGAVLALILMYWTMSIDYPMVIGGKPYFSLPAFIPVTFEVTVIMATVSTVVAMFAFFFGLPRNSHALHDTEYMKKVSRDHYGIVIEAIDPKFDEKNTLEFLKNLKPLSTEIIYHPEKEGYLIFEPRFIVFLFSVAVVVSIGTYLMLNKLMYIQPFNWMENQAKIIPQSGSDFFADGRGMRLPVQGTVAKGFIPYPFEGETNPKEVLSNPYFPTEANLQLGQRKFLTYCSPCHGNFGDGDSRLAGQFPNPPTLHSDRARNFSDGMIYHIITVGQNVMPSYASQVTREERWAIVNYIRALQRAKNATDADLKMVKAE from the coding sequence ATGGCTGATAAAAAGATTTTTGGTACAACAGCTCTCTTCAACGATCCGAATGCAATAACTGCAGCAGCAAAAAAAGTTGCAGATGCAGGGTTCACCAGATGGGATGTTAACTCACCATATCCAATCCACGGTATTGATAAAGCTATGAAGATGAAGCCATCAAAGCTTGGTATCGTTACTTTGATTTTTGGTCTTACTGGTGCTGTTCTTGCATTGATACTTATGTATTGGACAATGTCAATTGATTACCCGATGGTCATCGGCGGTAAACCGTACTTCTCGCTTCCAGCTTTTATTCCTGTGACTTTTGAAGTTACGGTAATTATGGCAACAGTTTCCACAGTTGTTGCGATGTTCGCATTCTTCTTTGGACTTCCGAGAAATTCGCATGCGCTTCACGATACAGAATACATGAAGAAAGTTTCCCGTGACCATTATGGAATAGTAATCGAGGCAATTGATCCGAAGTTTGATGAAAAGAACACGCTTGAATTTTTAAAAAATCTGAAACCTCTTTCAACCGAAATTATATATCATCCTGAAAAAGAGGGGTATCTGATTTTTGAACCAAGATTTATTGTGTTCTTATTTAGTGTTGCAGTTGTTGTTTCTATCGGAACATATTTAATGTTGAATAAGCTAATGTATATTCAACCATTTAACTGGATGGAAAATCAGGCCAAAATAATTCCTCAATCCGGAAGTGATTTTTTTGCAGATGGAAGAGGAATGAGACTTCCAGTTCAAGGAACTGTTGCTAAAGGATTTATCCCATATCCATTCGAAGGTGAAACAAATCCTAAAGAAGTTTTATCAAATCCATACTTTCCAACAGAAGCAAACTTACAACTTGGTCAGAGGAAGTTTTTAACTTACTGCAGTCCTTGTCACGGAAATTTTGGAGATGGTGATAGCAGACTGGCAGGACAATTTCCAAATCCACCAACACTTCATTCAGACCGAGCAAGAAATTTTTCTGATGGAATGATTTATCATATCATCACCGTTGGTCAGAATGTTATGCCTTCTTATGCTTCTCAGGTGACGAGAGAAGAAAGATGGGCAATCGTAAATTATATTCGTGCTTTACAGAGAGCAAAGAATGCAACTGACGCAGATCTTAAAATGGTTAAAGCGGAGTAA
- a CDS encoding quinol:cytochrome C oxidoreductase, with translation MALLALGIILGVVAFFVDHSRAVFNYLIAFTFMISIGVGALFLVSLEYIVGADWSVPIRRVVEFFAAVIPLLALLVIPLLFNIGELFHWSHPEAVAEDKILQGKAPYLDVTFFIIRVFVIIGLWSLFYFFFIRNSKKQDTTKDQKLTTINIRLSAIFIPVFAITVTVAAMDWLMSVEPHWFSTIFGVYFFAGTVIAALAAVTLATVLLKEHGYLHPAMTNDHLYSLGALLFAFVNFWGYIAFSQYMLIWYADLPEETFWFLQKWEGSWAIFSIGLIVIHFLVPYITLVSQPSKMDPKKLKFISVWLLFAHFYDLFWLVMPEMEQLSGGYSFSWIDFVFPIAVVGILILVFNMKAKKDNLIPVGDPKLQRGLDFHL, from the coding sequence ATGGCTTTGCTTGCATTGGGAATAATCCTTGGTGTAGTAGCATTTTTTGTCGATCACTCAAGAGCTGTATTCAATTATCTAATAGCGTTTACTTTTATGATAAGTATTGGTGTTGGTGCTCTATTCCTTGTTTCGCTGGAGTATATTGTCGGAGCTGACTGGAGCGTACCAATAAGAAGAGTTGTAGAATTTTTTGCTGCTGTTATTCCATTATTGGCATTGCTAGTTATTCCATTGTTGTTCAACATTGGTGAGCTATTCCACTGGTCGCATCCTGAAGCAGTTGCAGAAGATAAAATCTTACAAGGCAAAGCGCCGTATTTAGATGTGACGTTTTTTATAATAAGAGTTTTTGTAATCATCGGACTTTGGTCACTCTTCTATTTCTTCTTCATAAGGAATTCGAAAAAGCAGGACACAACAAAAGATCAGAAGCTGACAACAATAAATATCAGGTTATCTGCAATCTTCATTCCGGTTTTTGCAATTACTGTAACAGTTGCTGCAATGGATTGGCTGATGAGTGTTGAACCCCATTGGTTCTCTACAATTTTTGGAGTTTACTTTTTTGCAGGTACTGTTATAGCAGCATTAGCAGCAGTTACACTGGCAACTGTTTTATTAAAAGAGCATGGTTATCTTCATCCGGCAATGACGAATGATCATTTGTACAGCCTTGGTGCTTTACTTTTTGCATTCGTGAACTTCTGGGGATACATTGCTTTCTCACAATATATGTTAATCTGGTATGCTGATTTGCCGGAAGAAACTTTCTGGTTTCTGCAGAAGTGGGAAGGAAGCTGGGCAATATTCTCAATTGGTTTGATAGTAATTCATTTTCTCGTTCCTTATATCACATTAGTTTCGCAGCCATCAAAAATGGATCCGAAGAAACTGAAATTCATCTCAGTCTGGCTGCTGTTTGCTCATTTCTATGATCTTTTCTGGCTTGTTATGCCTGAAATGGAACAGCTTTCCGGTGGATATTCATTCAGTTGGATTGATTTTGTGTTTCCAATAGCCGTTGTCGGAATTTTAATTTTAGTCTTCAATATGAAAGCAAAAAAAGATAACCTGATTCCGGTCGGTGATCCAAAATTACAACGAGGTTTAGATTTCCATCTTTAA
- a CDS encoding cytochrome c translates to MDEIKQIISDFIKSIKENPGTIFGFLYPYILIIIVIIGLYYVANIGNVAINKTSAFIPDSTVVADLPVMQARTVPPVDIFKMKEPTEELIQTGKELYTKNCASCHNETGAGGGPAAVGMNPAPRNFTSPDGWKNGRTLSGIYTTLEEGFEGSAMISYNFLTPQERISIIHYIRQEFITNPPVDTDDDLSALNSLYNLASGMEIPAQIPVSTAINILTSENSGKADKLNQAINTLNTDVADYPARLFHSVVSNEKLALSSLINSENWKDGDAAFVNYVSINVNQNGFNSKVLELSVDERNTLINYLRKIL, encoded by the coding sequence ATGGATGAAATAAAACAAATAATATCTGATTTTATAAAAAGCATAAAAGAAAATCCCGGAACGATATTCGGATTTTTATATCCATATATTCTAATAATCATTGTAATTATTGGATTATATTATGTCGCTAACATTGGTAATGTTGCTATCAATAAAACTTCAGCTTTTATCCCTGATTCAACAGTTGTAGCTGATCTGCCGGTTATGCAAGCCAGAACAGTTCCTCCGGTAGATATATTCAAAATGAAAGAACCAACAGAGGAACTAATTCAAACCGGTAAAGAACTTTATACTAAAAACTGTGCATCCTGTCATAATGAAACTGGTGCAGGTGGCGGGCCGGCTGCAGTAGGAATGAATCCTGCTCCAAGAAATTTTACAAGTCCTGATGGCTGGAAAAACGGCAGAACACTGAGCGGAATCTATACAACTTTAGAAGAAGGATTTGAAGGAAGTGCAATGATATCATATAATTTTCTTACACCGCAGGAAAGGATTTCGATAATTCATTACATCAGGCAGGAATTTATAACTAATCCACCTGTCGATACAGATGATGATCTATCTGCATTGAACTCGTTATATAATTTGGCTTCAGGAATGGAAATACCTGCTCAGATCCCGGTAAGTACTGCAATCAATATTCTGACTTCTGAAAATTCTGGCAAAGCTGATAAACTTAATCAGGCAATTAATACTTTAAATACTGATGTAGCCGATTATCCAGCTCGATTATTCCATAGTGTTGTAAGCAACGAAAAGCTTGCTTTATCATCTTTAATTAATTCTGAAAATTGGAAAGACGGTGATGCAGCATTTGTTAATTATGTAAGTATAAATGTTAATCAGAACGGATTTAATTCAAAAGTGCTTGAACTTTCTGTTGATGAAAGAAATACATTGATTAATTACTTAAGAAAGATTTTATAA
- a CDS encoding SCO family protein has product MKLLKGLILIVLLTSVANSTNQIEIGVDEQLGKNLPLDVTFYDENGNPVSLRELINGPTVLALVYYSCPGICNPLMFELANVMNKSDLEPGYDYNVVSISIDELENPEKANSKKKEMLSGFDSDINPDSWRFLTGSIENIKTVTNAAGFYFKREGEELRHAGTLIFIDKDGKICRYLFPSYTENHGYGILPFDFKMAVIETGESRVSPTVARFLRFCFSYDTEGQKYALNITRIFGAAILLFAGIFFMIIKLKPKKEIIKSR; this is encoded by the coding sequence ATGAAGTTACTTAAAGGATTAATTCTAATTGTTTTACTGACATCGGTTGCCAATTCAACTAATCAAATTGAAATAGGAGTTGATGAACAGCTTGGTAAGAATCTTCCACTTGATGTGACTTTCTATGATGAGAATGGAAATCCGGTGTCTTTGAGGGAATTAATAAATGGCCCAACTGTCTTAGCACTTGTTTATTATAGCTGTCCGGGAATTTGCAATCCGCTTATGTTTGAATTGGCAAATGTGATGAACAAATCTGATCTTGAACCCGGATATGATTACAATGTTGTTTCGATCAGCATCGATGAATTAGAAAATCCTGAAAAAGCTAACAGTAAAAAGAAAGAGATGCTTTCGGGTTTCGACAGTGATATAAATCCGGATAGCTGGAGATTTTTGACCGGCTCAATTGAAAATATTAAAACTGTTACTAATGCAGCCGGGTTTTATTTCAAACGCGAAGGTGAAGAACTTCGACATGCCGGAACATTGATATTTATTGATAAAGATGGAAAAATTTGCCGCTACCTTTTCCCAAGCTATACTGAAAATCATGGTTATGGTATTTTACCATTCGATTTTAAAATGGCAGTTATCGAAACGGGTGAGAGCAGAGTTTCACCAACAGTTGCTAGGTTTCTAAGGTTTTGCTTCAGCTACGATACTGAAGGACAGAAATATGCTTTGAATATTACCAGGATTTTTGGTGCGGCAATTTTATTGTTTGCGGGAATATTTTTCATGATTATTAAACTGAAACCGAAGAAAGAAATTATTAAATCAAGGTGA
- the ctaD gene encoding cytochrome c oxidase subunit I — protein MAVDAAAIKTNGHEPSYLEFKGKHSGILGWILSTDHKRIGILYLISLAIFFLVGVTFGFLMRLELISPGRTIMDPQTYNSIFTLHGVIMIFLFVVPGIPAVFGNFVLPILIGAKDVAFPRINLMSWYMYVIGGLLAIIAILLPGGPADTGWTFYVPYSVRTNTNVIVALIAAFVLGFSSILTGLNFVTTVHRLRAPGMTWFKMPLSVWSLYSTAWVQVLATPIIGITLLLVAVERWFGVGIFDPALGGDPVLYQHLFWIYSHPAVYIMILPAMGVVSEIIPVFARRTIFGYKFIAFSSIAIALFGSLVWAHHMFTVGMSDTGQFIFSLLTMLVAIPSAIKVFNWVATLYKGSIDLATPLLFVLAFIFLFTIGGLTGVMQGILSIDMQVHDTSFIVAHFHYVMFGGTGFGFFAAMHYWFPKMFGRMYNRKLAKTYFWFLFIGFNVLYFPMFIMGWLGMPRRYYDYLPEFHSYHFISTIGSWILVAGMLMMVYNIVHSIWKGKVVTEKNVWGGETLEWQIDTPPIHENFVNIPEIEADPYQYKMNEEELEKQEVR, from the coding sequence ATGGCAGTTGATGCTGCAGCTATAAAGACAAACGGACACGAACCAAGTTACCTCGAATTTAAAGGTAAACACTCTGGTATATTAGGCTGGATACTTTCCACCGATCATAAGCGAATCGGTATTCTTTATTTGATTTCTCTTGCAATTTTCTTCTTAGTCGGAGTTACGTTCGGATTTTTGATGCGTCTTGAACTTATCTCTCCCGGAAGAACGATAATGGATCCGCAGACTTATAACTCTATTTTTACTTTACATGGAGTTATAATGATTTTCCTTTTTGTTGTTCCGGGTATTCCTGCAGTTTTTGGAAATTTTGTTCTTCCGATTTTGATCGGGGCAAAAGATGTTGCGTTTCCGAGAATCAACCTGATGTCCTGGTATATGTATGTAATTGGTGGATTGCTTGCTATTATAGCCATCCTATTACCCGGCGGACCTGCAGATACTGGTTGGACGTTTTATGTGCCATATTCTGTAAGAACAAATACTAATGTAATAGTTGCTTTAATTGCAGCATTCGTTCTTGGATTTTCTTCCATCTTAACGGGATTGAATTTTGTTACAACTGTGCATCGATTAAGAGCCCCGGGAATGACCTGGTTTAAAATGCCGCTCTCTGTTTGGTCACTTTATTCAACCGCGTGGGTTCAGGTTTTAGCTACACCTATAATCGGAATTACTTTATTACTTGTTGCAGTTGAAAGATGGTTCGGAGTAGGTATTTTTGATCCAGCTCTTGGTGGTGATCCCGTTCTTTACCAGCATTTGTTCTGGATTTATTCTCATCCGGCAGTATATATAATGATACTTCCGGCAATGGGTGTTGTTTCGGAAATAATTCCCGTCTTTGCAAGAAGAACAATCTTTGGATATAAATTCATTGCTTTTTCAAGTATTGCAATTGCATTGTTTGGATCGCTTGTTTGGGCGCATCATATGTTCACAGTCGGAATGAGCGATACCGGACAGTTTATATTTTCACTTCTGACAATGCTTGTTGCAATTCCGAGTGCGATAAAAGTATTCAACTGGGTTGCTACTTTATACAAAGGGTCGATTGATCTTGCAACTCCGCTATTGTTTGTGCTTGCTTTTATTTTTCTCTTTACGATTGGCGGATTAACCGGTGTTATGCAGGGAATTCTATCGATTGATATGCAGGTGCATGACACATCTTTCATTGTTGCACACTTCCATTATGTAATGTTTGGTGGAACAGGTTTTGGATTTTTTGCAGCGATGCACTACTGGTTCCCCAAAATGTTTGGAAGAATGTATAACAGGAAGCTTGCTAAAACTTATTTCTGGTTTTTATTTATCGGGTTTAACGTTCTCTACTTCCCGATGTTTATTATGGGCTGGTTAGGTATGCCGAGAAGATATTACGATTATCTTCCGGAATTTCATTCATACCATTTTATATCAACCATCGGTTCGTGGATTCTAGTTGCAGGTATGCTGATGATGGTTTACAATATTGTTCACTCTATATGGAAAGGTAAAGTTGTAACAGAGAAAAATGTTTGGGGTGGAGAAACTCTTGAATGGCAAATTGATACACCGCCTATCCACGAAAATTTTGTTAATATACCTGAAATAGAGGCTGATCCCTATCAATACAAAATGAATGAAGAAGAATTAGAAAAACAGGAGGTTCGTTGA
- a CDS encoding cytochrome c oxidase subunit 3, which produces MGMWLFLFTELLLFGGMFLLYSVYRFQYADEFHLAAKELNTIMGAFNTAVLLTSSLTMVLAIIALQRDQKTLSILMQLITIFLALFFLVNKYFEWTAKFHHGIYPGSEQLLSKSSGEILFFGLYYVMTGLHGVHVIVGMFLIAVMTRMTRKDIITKDSYVRLENAGLYWHLVDIIWIFLFPLFYLIT; this is translated from the coding sequence ATGGGAATGTGGCTCTTTCTGTTTACAGAGTTGCTTCTGTTTGGAGGAATGTTCCTTCTTTACTCTGTTTACAGATTTCAGTATGCTGATGAATTTCATCTTGCTGCTAAAGAATTAAACACAATAATGGGTGCATTCAACACCGCAGTACTTCTTACCAGCAGCTTGACGATGGTGCTTGCAATTATTGCACTTCAGAGAGATCAGAAAACATTATCAATTCTGATGCAGCTGATCACCATTTTCCTCGCACTCTTCTTTTTAGTGAATAAATATTTTGAATGGACAGCAAAGTTTCACCACGGAATTTATCCGGGAAGTGAGCAATTATTATCGAAAAGCTCTGGTGAGATTTTATTTTTTGGTTTGTACTATGTAATGACAGGGCTTCATGGTGTTCACGTTATAGTCGGTATGTTTTTAATTGCTGTGATGACAAGAATGACCAGAAAAGATATCATTACTAAAGACAGCTATGTAAGGCTTGAAAATGCCGGCTTATACTGGCACCTTGTTGATATTATCTGGATTTTCCTTTTCCCACTTTTCTATCTTATTACATAA
- a CDS encoding cytochrome C oxidase subunit IV family protein produces MQIHDKQHQHSHSYGAYILVWLALMALTAITVAVAGMDIGRFTVATALIIASFKAYLVLTVFMHLRSETKTFVVFVFVALLFLGISFVLLFSDYSFH; encoded by the coding sequence ATGCAAATACATGATAAACAACATCAACATTCTCACAGCTATGGCGCATATATTTTGGTATGGCTGGCGTTGATGGCGCTTACTGCAATTACAGTCGCAGTAGCAGGAATGGATATCGGAAGATTTACAGTGGCAACTGCTTTAATCATTGCATCATTCAAGGCTTATCTTGTATTAACGGTGTTTATGCATCTGAGGAGTGAAACCAAAACGTTTGTAGTCTTTGTGTTCGTTGCACTGTTGTTTCTGGGTATTTCGTTTGTATTATTATTCTCTGATTACTCTTTCCACTAA
- the coxB gene encoding cytochrome c oxidase subunit II, with protein MFDGVSNFVSSVDGTFLFTLIVSVFFLVLITVLMIFFVIKYSRKRNPKAKNIHGNMGLEIAWTAIPTILVLIMFWYGWQGYKEMVNVPEDAMPVNVTAQMWKWSFEYEGGKKSDSLFVPVNTPIKLILHSNDVNHSFFIPAFRLKKDVFPNRERIAWFIAERTGEYDIACTEYCGLNHSYMYSKIIVMENQEFKDWMYGMSEEDLKLLEQMTQ; from the coding sequence ATGTTTGATGGTGTATCAAATTTTGTAAGCTCTGTTGACGGAACATTTCTATTTACATTAATAGTTTCTGTGTTTTTTCTTGTACTGATTACAGTGCTGATGATATTTTTTGTCATTAAATACAGCAGAAAAAGAAATCCAAAAGCAAAAAACATTCACGGCAATATGGGGCTTGAAATTGCGTGGACTGCAATTCCAACTATTCTTGTACTGATAATGTTCTGGTACGGATGGCAGGGTTATAAAGAGATGGTAAATGTGCCTGAAGATGCTATGCCGGTAAATGTAACAGCGCAAATGTGGAAATGGAGTTTTGAATATGAAGGAGGCAAAAAGTCTGATTCACTCTTTGTCCCTGTTAATACTCCAATCAAGTTAATTCTTCATTCAAATGATGTTAACCATTCTTTCTTCATTCCAGCTTTCAGGCTGAAGAAAGATGTCTTCCCGAACAGGGAAAGAATTGCCTGGTTTATTGCTGAAAGAACCGGTGAATATGATATCGCTTGCACTGAATACTGCGGATTAAATCACTCATACATGTATTCAAAAATAATTGTAATGGAAAACCAGGAATTTAAAGACTGGATGTACGGAATGAGCGAAGAAGATTTGAAATTATTAGAACAAATGACTCAATAA